The following are encoded together in the Anoplopoma fimbria isolate UVic2021 breed Golden Eagle Sablefish chromosome 13, Afim_UVic_2022, whole genome shotgun sequence genome:
- the fgf17 gene encoding fibroblast growth factor 17 has protein sequence MYGINQRCIYISFNFFVLWCHAQGENHPSPNFNQYVRTQGAVTDQLSRRQVRVYQLYSRTSGKHVQIQGKRVTATAEDGNMFARLFVETDTFGSRVRIRGAESGRYLCMNRKGKLVGKPNGRSRDCIFTEIVLENNYTAFQNAKYEGRYVAFTRKGRPIKASRTRENQREVHFIKRLHTGPPPFPNTDQSKHFEFIRFPAIRRAKRNRKSHTSS, from the exons aTGTATGGAATAAACCAGCGCTGCATTTACAT ATCATTTAATTTTTTCGTGCTGTGGTGTCATGCTCAG ggggagaatCACCCGTCTCCTAATTTTAACCAGTATGTGAGGACGCAGGGCGCAGTGACGGACCAGCTCAGCCGCAGGCAGGTCAGGGTTTACCAGCTCTACAGTCGCACCAGCGGGAAACACGTCCAGATTCAGGGCAAAAGGGTCACCGCCACAGCTGAGGATGGAAATATGTTCG CTCGTCTTTTCGTGGAGACGGATACCTTTGGCAGTCGAGTGAGAATCAGAGGTGCAGAAAGTGGGCGCTACCTCTGCATGAACCGGAAGGGAAAACTTGTTGGAAAG CCCAACGGCCGGAGCAGGGATTGTATCTTCACTGAGATCGTACTGGAGAACAATTACACAGCCTTCCAGAATGCCAAGTATGAGGGCCGGTATGTGGCTTTTACCAGGAAAGGGAGGCCCATCAAAGCCTCCAGGACGAGGGAGAACCAGAGGGAGGTCCATTTCATCAAGAGGCTGCACACGGGCCCGCCTCCCTTCCCCAACACGGACCAAAGCAAACACTTTGAGTTCATCCGATTTCCGGCCATACGGCGAGCAAAGCGGAACAGGAAATCACATACCTCTTCCTAA